A genomic region of Fundidesulfovibrio terrae contains the following coding sequences:
- a CDS encoding RsbRD N-terminal domain-containing protein — translation MNTVEELLAANREAIVQDWYHHILDTYPPETAKLWKNKGRDPFHNPVAVRTLEAVESVVDYLVKSKDDAALEAVLDYLDEIVRVRAVQNFAPSQAAGFLFLLKKAVRERLWNDLKKLGAWEQFVALESRIDGLALASLDLYAKCREKLFEIKLQELKREHMQLLKRAQLIVGIGEGEPAD, via the coding sequence ATGAACACTGTCGAAGAACTTCTGGCCGCCAATCGGGAGGCCATCGTACAGGATTGGTACCACCATATCCTGGACACGTATCCTCCTGAAACGGCCAAACTCTGGAAGAACAAGGGGCGTGACCCCTTCCACAATCCCGTGGCCGTGCGCACCCTCGAAGCCGTCGAGTCCGTGGTGGACTACCTTGTGAAAAGCAAGGATGACGCGGCCCTGGAGGCCGTGCTCGACTACCTTGACGAAATCGTCCGGGTCAGGGCCGTGCAGAACTTCGCCCCCTCCCAGGCGGCGGGTTTTCTCTTCCTGCTCAAGAAGGCCGTGCGCGAACGGCTCTGGAACGACCTGAAAAAACTGGGCGCCTGGGAGCAGTTCGTGGCCCTGGAATCCCGCATCGACGGGCTGGCCCTGGCCAGCCTCGACCTCTACGCGAAATGCCGTGAAAAGCTCTTCGAGATCAAGCTCCAGGAGCTCAAGCGGGAGCATATGCAACTCCTTAAACGCGCCCAGTTGATCGTGGGCATCGGCGAGGGCGAGCCGGCTGACTAG